The following proteins are co-located in the Brevibacillus laterosporus DSM 25 genome:
- a CDS encoding sulfite exporter TauE/SafE family protein, whose protein sequence is MDISLTLIGLLVGFLVGLTGVGGAALLTPFLIMMGIQPTIAVGTDLVYNSITKIFGTLQHWRQKTIDWTIVLYLGIGSVPSAILAVHFLHWIQTNFGSADAVVKKVLGFALILIPIVMLIKTIQSRKEVKPNKWQQKTTQEKSILAITSGAILGFIVGLTSVGSGSLFALVLLYFFQMRGASTVGTDIAHAFFLVTAAGFTHILYGNINYATVFQLLTGSIPGVFIGSLLALKVPTIHLRYMICAIILISGLKMI, encoded by the coding sequence ATCGATATTTCATTAACTCTCATCGGTTTGTTAGTTGGCTTTCTTGTCGGATTAACAGGAGTAGGTGGGGCAGCATTACTGACGCCTTTCTTAATCATGATGGGAATTCAACCAACGATTGCCGTAGGAACAGATCTTGTATATAACTCCATTACAAAAATATTTGGAACTCTCCAGCATTGGAGACAAAAAACCATCGACTGGACCATTGTACTCTACTTAGGTATTGGAAGTGTTCCCAGTGCCATTCTCGCAGTCCATTTTCTACATTGGATACAAACGAATTTCGGTTCAGCTGATGCAGTAGTCAAAAAGGTATTAGGTTTTGCCCTGATTCTCATTCCTATTGTCATGTTGATTAAAACGATCCAATCTCGTAAAGAAGTGAAGCCAAACAAATGGCAACAAAAAACCACGCAAGAAAAAAGTATTTTAGCCATTACCTCAGGAGCCATTTTAGGCTTTATCGTAGGACTTACTTCTGTCGGCAGTGGTTCCCTATTTGCCCTTGTTTTGCTTTACTTTTTTCAGATGCGAGGTGCCTCAACAGTCGGAACCGATATTGCCCACGCTTTCTTTCTAGTTACCGCTGCTGGTTTTACTCATATTTTATATGGAAACATAAATTATGCCACCGTATTCCAACTGTTAACAGGTTCGATTCCTGGTGTTTTTATTGGGAGTTTGCTTGCGCTTAAAGTACCTACTATTCATTTACGTTACATGATTTGCGCTATTATTTTAATTAGCGGTCTAAAAATGATTTAA
- a CDS encoding putative holin-like toxin, producing the protein MITFGTLIIALLTASAKRK; encoded by the coding sequence ATGATTACGTTTGGGACACTCATCATAGCCTTGCTGACCGCCTCTGCCAAACGGAAATGA
- a CDS encoding immune inhibitor A domain-containing protein: MKWRKTMSAMLASALLFSTIAGVPTITEAKSKKDTKQQKLHQKKKKEKVTTKDNFSPVDESTLNLDRLAKNLQARGIIAEDATQDEIRDSIKEYLEDKRIPSGPDTSSSFGAEAKRSQEVAKEEVIQNVAEFKGKKRSRNFDDNMFVDNIVVSLVEFPDRRHNELPKVKDSIWTADFNEEHYEKMLFEPGGYTTPEGTPMTTMAKYYEEQSRDTWSVNGIVTPWITAEHSYKYYGKNRNGGDARPRDLVIETLEQVGQAIAGHEEEYDQRDPYDLDGDGDLNEPDGILDNLMLVHAGIGEETGEDDDAIWSHRWTLKEPVKIPGTNLLAYDYMIQPEDGAPGVFSHEYGHNLGLPDLYDTNKGGHDSPVGAWSLMSSGSHTGYVFQTEPTSLDPWSKMMLQEMYGGKWVSPQVVDYADLRKKQRFTLHEAVNQDIDNNMVLKIDMPEIIKDAPTKPFQGEYSYFSDEGDNLTSTITTPEIDLTDATEATMTVDMWRSIEKNYDFLYLNAIDVDTGEEEIVEDWSDDPEEWEEEEIDLSDYVGKKVKFQFEYVTDAATTRQGVYLDNIVVSADGEVVFKDNGEGKPKMELDGFTHFNGKGKEYDAYYLVELRSYNGADEGLKYFRRGETFLTYDPGMVVWYYDGRYGATEDNKTSLHPGHGMLGVVDSHQQIRYWDDNKKKPADARYQVSDAAFSPNPTSEINLDYILGKMWSPSRKGVTTFSDEKDYSMPGLEDVGMVLPQVGLNIKIKDVEDDFTKATIEVWKD, translated from the coding sequence ATGAAGTGGAGAAAGACGATGTCCGCGATGCTTGCATCCGCACTGCTTTTTAGTACAATTGCAGGCGTGCCAACCATTACGGAAGCTAAGAGCAAGAAAGATACGAAGCAGCAAAAGCTTCACCAGAAGAAGAAAAAAGAAAAGGTAACGACCAAAGACAATTTTTCACCGGTAGATGAATCCACTCTCAACCTTGATCGTTTAGCGAAAAATCTACAGGCAAGAGGCATTATCGCTGAAGATGCTACCCAGGATGAGATTCGAGATTCTATCAAGGAATACCTGGAGGATAAGCGCATCCCAAGTGGGCCAGATACCTCCAGTTCATTTGGTGCTGAGGCAAAGCGTAGTCAAGAAGTTGCTAAAGAAGAGGTTATTCAGAATGTAGCTGAATTCAAAGGAAAGAAACGTTCTAGAAATTTTGATGATAATATGTTTGTTGATAATATCGTCGTTAGCCTCGTTGAGTTCCCAGATAGACGCCACAATGAATTACCAAAAGTGAAAGATTCGATTTGGACAGCTGATTTTAATGAAGAGCATTATGAAAAAATGTTGTTTGAACCGGGAGGATACACAACGCCAGAGGGCACGCCAATGACCACAATGGCTAAATATTACGAAGAGCAATCTCGTGATACCTGGTCGGTAAATGGCATAGTAACACCTTGGATAACCGCTGAACATTCTTATAAATACTATGGAAAGAATCGGAACGGTGGAGATGCTCGCCCACGCGATTTAGTAATTGAAACTTTGGAACAGGTAGGTCAGGCAATCGCAGGTCATGAGGAAGAGTACGATCAACGTGACCCTTACGATCTTGATGGTGACGGGGATCTAAATGAACCGGATGGCATTTTGGATAATCTGATGTTGGTACATGCTGGTATCGGGGAAGAAACAGGGGAGGATGATGATGCGATCTGGTCACATCGTTGGACGCTAAAAGAGCCTGTAAAGATACCAGGAACAAATTTACTTGCGTATGATTACATGATTCAACCCGAAGATGGGGCACCAGGTGTCTTCAGCCATGAGTATGGTCATAATTTGGGTTTACCGGACTTATATGATACGAATAAAGGCGGGCATGATTCTCCAGTTGGAGCTTGGTCATTGATGTCAAGCGGTAGTCACACAGGCTATGTATTTCAAACAGAACCCACCAGTCTTGACCCTTGGTCTAAAATGATGCTACAAGAAATGTACGGTGGGAAATGGGTATCTCCGCAGGTGGTAGATTATGCTGACCTACGTAAGAAACAGAGGTTTACATTGCACGAAGCGGTAAACCAAGATATTGATAATAATATGGTACTTAAAATTGATATGCCTGAGATTATTAAGGATGCGCCAACAAAGCCCTTTCAAGGTGAATATTCTTATTTTTCCGATGAGGGTGATAATTTAACAAGTACGATTACAACTCCTGAAATCGACCTCACGGATGCTACGGAAGCGACAATGACTGTTGATATGTGGAGGAGTATTGAAAAAAATTACGATTTCTTATACCTAAATGCTATTGATGTAGACACAGGCGAGGAGGAAATAGTAGAAGATTGGAGCGATGATCCCGAAGAATGGGAAGAAGAGGAGATCGATCTCTCTGATTATGTCGGTAAAAAAGTGAAATTTCAATTTGAGTACGTGACAGATGCTGCAACGACGAGACAAGGAGTATATCTGGATAACATCGTGGTATCAGCTGATGGTGAAGTGGTATTTAAAGATAACGGGGAAGGGAAGCCTAAGATGGAATTAGACGGCTTCACCCATTTCAATGGAAAAGGTAAAGAATATGATGCCTATTATCTCGTAGAATTACGCTCTTATAACGGTGCTGATGAGGGATTAAAATATTTTCGCCGTGGAGAAACATTTTTAACCTATGATCCTGGAATGGTTGTTTGGTATTACGATGGGCGATATGGTGCAACGGAAGATAACAAAACCAGCTTGCATCCTGGACATGGAATGCTTGGTGTAGTTGATTCTCATCAACAAATTCGTTATTGGGATGATAACAAGAAGAAACCAGCCGATGCTCGTTACCAAGTAAGTGATGCTGCATTTAGTCCAAATCCTACAAGTGAAATTAATCTTGATTATATCTTGGGTAAGATGTGGAGTCCATCTCGGAAGGGTGTAACAACCTTCTCTGATGAAAAGGATTACTCGATGCCAGGTCTAGAAGATGTAGGAATGGTACTACCACAGGTAGGTCTTAACATCAAGATTAAGGATGTTGAGGATGATTTTACAAAGGCTACAATTGAAGTGTGGAAAGACTAG